Proteins found in one Abyssibius alkaniclasticus genomic segment:
- the lepA gene encoding translation elongation factor 4 — MTELKKIRNFSIVAHIDHGKSTLADRLIQSTGTVTDRDMKAQLLDSMDIERERGITIKAQTVRIDYKARNGEMYVLNLIDTPGHVDFAYEVSRSMRAVEGSLLVVDAAQGVEAQTLANVYHAIDAGHEIVPVLNKIDLPAAEPARVREQIEDVIGIDASEALEISAKSGLGIAEVLEAIVHRLPAPKGERDAPLKAMLVDSWYDAYLGVVVLVRIMDGVMRKGDKIRMMQTDAHYSVERLGVFKPGMLPMDELGPGELGFFTGSIKQVRDTRVGDTITTEKKGCATPLPGFKPAQPVVFCGLFPVDAADFEDLRAAIEKLSLNDASFSTEMETSAALGFGFRCGFLGLLHLEVIRDRLEREYDMDLITTAPSVIYHIHMNDGEVREMHNPADMPELNYIDHIEEPRIKATILVPDEYLGDVLKLCQERRGIQMDLTYAGARAMVVYDLPLAEVVFDFYDRLKSVTKGYASFDYQMIGYREDQLVKMQILVNDEPVDALSTMVHRARADARGRGMCEKLKELIPQHMFKIPIQAAVGGRIIARETISALRKDVTAKCYGGDATRKRKLLDKQKAGKKRMRQFGRVDIPQEAFISALKMDE, encoded by the coding sequence ATGACCGAGTTGAAAAAAATCCGCAATTTCTCCATCGTGGCGCATATCGACCACGGTAAATCCACGCTGGCTGACCGGCTGATCCAGTCCACCGGCACGGTGACCGACCGCGATATGAAGGCCCAGTTGCTCGACTCTATGGATATCGAGCGCGAGCGCGGCATCACCATCAAGGCCCAAACCGTGCGGATTGATTACAAGGCCCGCAACGGGGAAATGTATGTCCTCAACCTCATCGACACGCCCGGCCATGTGGATTTCGCCTATGAGGTTTCGCGCTCCATGCGCGCCGTGGAAGGCAGCCTGCTGGTTGTCGACGCCGCCCAGGGGGTAGAGGCGCAGACGCTGGCGAATGTGTATCACGCCATCGATGCGGGCCATGAAATTGTGCCGGTGCTGAACAAGATCGACCTTCCGGCGGCCGAGCCTGCGCGCGTGCGCGAGCAGATCGAGGATGTCATCGGGATCGATGCCTCGGAGGCGCTTGAAATCTCGGCCAAATCCGGGCTTGGCATTGCCGAAGTGCTGGAGGCGATTGTCCACCGCCTGCCCGCGCCCAAGGGCGAGCGCGATGCGCCGCTCAAGGCCATGCTGGTCGATAGCTGGTATGATGCCTATCTTGGCGTTGTCGTGCTGGTGCGCATCATGGACGGGGTCATGCGCAAGGGCGACAAGATCCGCATGATGCAGACCGATGCGCATTACAGCGTGGAGCGGCTTGGCGTGTTCAAACCCGGCATGCTGCCGATGGACGAGCTTGGCCCCGGCGAGCTTGGGTTTTTCACCGGCTCCATCAAACAGGTGCGCGACACGCGCGTGGGCGACACGATCACCACCGAGAAGAAGGGCTGCGCCACCCCGCTGCCCGGCTTCAAACCCGCCCAGCCGGTGGTGTTTTGCGGGCTGTTCCCGGTCGATGCCGCCGATTTTGAAGACCTGCGCGCCGCCATCGAAAAGCTCTCGCTCAACGATGCGAGCTTTTCAACCGAAATGGAAACCTCGGCCGCGCTTGGCTTTGGCTTTCGCTGCGGCTTCCTCGGGCTGTTGCACCTCGAGGTGATCCGCGACCGGCTGGAACGCGAATATGACATGGACCTGATCACAACCGCGCCCAGCGTGATCTACCATATCCATATGAATGATGGCGAGGTGCGCGAAATGCACAACCCCGCCGATATGCCGGAGCTGAACTATATCGACCATATCGAGGAACCGCGCATCAAGGCGACCATTCTGGTGCCCGACGAATATCTGGGCGATGTGCTGAAGCTCTGCCAGGAACGCCGCGGCATCCAGATGGACCTGACTTATGCCGGCGCGCGCGCGATGGTTGTCTATGACCTGCCGCTGGCCGAAGTGGTGTTCGATTTCTACGACCGGCTGAAATCGGTCACCAAGGGCTATGCCAGCTTTGATTACCAGATGATCGGCTATCGCGAAGACCAACTGGTAAAAATGCAGATTCTGGTGAATGACGAGCCGGTCGACGCGCTCTCCACAATGGTGCATCGCGCCCGCGCCGATGCCCGTGGCCGTGGCATGTGCGAAAAGCTGAAAGAGCTGATCCCGCAACACATGTTCAAAATCCCCATCCAGGCGGCGGTCGGCGGGCGCATTATTGCCCGCGAGACGATTTCAGCTTTGAGGAAAGACGTGACGGCGAAATGCTACGGCGGCGACGCGACGCGCAAGCGGAAGTTGTTGGACAAGCAGAAGGCGGGGAAGAAAAGGATGCGTCAGTTCGGGCGTGTGGATATTCCGCAAGAGGCGTTTATTTCGGCTTTGAAGATGGATGAGTGA
- the rpmB gene encoding 50S ribosomal protein L28 — protein MSRRCELSGKAVMTGNNVSHANNKTRRRFLPNLNDVTLASDTLGRSFKFKIAASTLRSVDHRGGLDAYLAKAKDDVLSDAALKVKREIAKQATAA, from the coding sequence ATGTCCCGTCGTTGTGAACTGAGCGGCAAAGCCGTGATGACTGGCAACAATGTCAGCCATGCCAATAACAAGACCCGCCGCCGCTTTTTGCCGAACCTGAATGATGTGACGCTGGCTTCGGACACGCTTGGCCGCAGCTTCAAGTTCAAGATCGCCGCATCGACGCTGCGCAGCGTCGACCACCGTGGCGGGCTTGACGCCTATCTTGCCAAGGCAAAAGACGATGTGCTGTCGGATGCCGCGCTTAAAGTGAAGCGCGAGATCGCCAAACAGGCCACCGCCGCCTGA
- a CDS encoding ketopantoate reductase family protein, protein MKIATMATGGIGGFLAVKLTRTGHQVATIARGAHLDAIRAQGLTLEGAAGRETVQPWKASDDPAEIGPVDVIVFGVKGDALPDAARACLPMLGPDTLVIPFLNGVEASDRLLEILPEQHVATGVAKVSTTISAPGVITQTGAFNSFIFAERDSRPSARIAAFQAAINDAGSSAPHTDDVQREVWWKFALFSALSGITATARCTVGDMLENPALKDMSKAVLAETVALGRAKGVALEPGIEGRIWDALEALPPQGRASTAIDIEHGRPLEVEWVSGAVVRLAAQNGVAAPLNGALYALLQPYRNGRKA, encoded by the coding sequence ATGAAAATTGCAACAATGGCAACCGGTGGCATTGGCGGGTTTCTGGCGGTGAAGCTGACCAGAACCGGCCATCAGGTGGCGACAATCGCGCGCGGTGCGCATTTGGACGCCATTCGCGCGCAGGGTCTGACGCTGGAGGGTGCCGCAGGCCGCGAAACGGTGCAGCCCTGGAAGGCAAGCGACGATCCCGCCGAAATCGGCCCGGTCGATGTGATCGTCTTTGGCGTGAAGGGCGATGCCCTGCCCGATGCCGCGCGCGCCTGCCTGCCCATGCTGGGGCCGGATACGCTGGTCATTCCGTTCTTGAACGGGGTGGAGGCGAGCGACCGTTTGCTGGAAATCCTGCCTGAACAGCATGTCGCGACCGGCGTTGCCAAAGTGTCGACCACGATTTCCGCGCCGGGGGTGATAACGCAAACCGGCGCATTCAACAGCTTTATCTTTGCCGAGCGCGATAGCCGCCCGTCGGCGCGTATCGCGGCCTTTCAGGCGGCGATCAACGATGCCGGCTCAAGCGCGCCACATACCGATGATGTGCAGCGCGAAGTGTGGTGGAAGTTTGCGCTGTTCTCGGCCCTGTCGGGCATTACGGCCACGGCGCGTTGCACCGTGGGCGATATGCTCGAAAATCCGGCGCTGAAGGACATGTCCAAAGCGGTGCTTGCCGAAACCGTTGCCTTGGGTCGCGCCAAAGGCGTGGCGCTGGAGCCGGGTATCGAGGGCCGGATCTGGGATGCGCTGGAAGCCCTGCCGCCACAGGGCCGCGCCTCGACCGCCATAGATATTGAACATGGCCGCCCGCTGGAGGTGGAGTGGGTTTCCGGCGCGGTTGTGCGTCTGGCCGCACAGAATGGTGTGGCAGCACCGCTGAACGGCGCGCTTTATGCGCTGCTGCAACCCTACCGTAACGGGCGGAAAGCCTAG
- a CDS encoding GNAT family N-acetyltransferase encodes MMTAAHYSFRNLTLDDLDLLESWQSRPHIREWWGSDAPFDRAKLADPKVARWIVSHAGRPFAFMQDYSVHGWDDHHFAKLPEGSRGIDQYIGAPDMIGLGHGTAFIGARLRMLFEAGAPVIATDPHPQNARAIAVYTKLGFEPFGPPQKTQWGLILPMKVPRPAVMRR; translated from the coding sequence ATGATGACGGCCGCCCATTACAGTTTTCGCAACCTGACCCTGGATGATCTTGATTTGCTCGAATCATGGCAATCGCGCCCGCATATCCGGGAATGGTGGGGTTCAGATGCGCCTTTTGACAGGGCGAAACTGGCTGATCCGAAGGTCGCGCGCTGGATTGTTTCACATGCCGGGCGCCCCTTCGCATTCATGCAGGACTATTCGGTGCATGGCTGGGATGATCACCATTTTGCCAAGCTTCCCGAAGGGTCGCGCGGGATTGACCAGTATATTGGCGCGCCGGACATGATCGGGCTTGGGCATGGGACCGCGTTTATCGGCGCAAGATTGCGGATGCTCTTTGAAGCCGGAGCGCCCGTCATCGCAACCGACCCGCATCCGCAGAATGCGCGCGCAATTGCTGTTTATACGAAGCTGGGGTTTGAACCGTTCGGTCCGCCGCAGAAAACGCAATGGGGGTTGATCTTGCCGATGAAGGTGCCGCGCCCGGCGGTTATGCGTCGCTGA
- a CDS encoding branched-chain amino acid aminotransferase yields MAAYSDRDGFIWMDGKLQPWREANVHILTHALHYASSVFEGERCYDGKIFRGRDHSARLLKSGELIDMDIPYSVDEIEAAKAEVLKANNWDNAYIRAVAWRGAGEDMGVASKRNPVRMAIAAWEWGSYYGDAKMKGAKLDIAKWKRPSPETAPSQAKAAGLYMICTMSKHAAEAKGCSDAMMFDYRGYVAEATGANMFFVKDGEVHTPLPDCFLNGLTRQTVIGMLKDKQIKVHERHIMPEELEGFQQCWLTGTAAEVTPVGQIGDYNFEVGAMARDVAESYEKLVRA; encoded by the coding sequence ATGGCAGCGTATAGTGACCGCGACGGTTTTATCTGGATGGATGGCAAATTGCAGCCCTGGCGCGAGGCCAATGTGCATATTCTGACCCATGCGCTGCACTATGCCAGCTCGGTATTTGAGGGCGAGCGCTGCTATGATGGCAAAATCTTCCGTGGTCGCGACCATTCGGCCCGTTTGCTGAAATCGGGCGAGCTGATCGACATGGACATCCCCTATTCGGTGGATGAGATCGAGGCCGCCAAGGCCGAAGTTTTGAAGGCTAATAACTGGGACAACGCCTATATCCGCGCCGTTGCATGGCGCGGCGCGGGCGAGGATATGGGCGTTGCATCCAAGCGCAACCCGGTGCGCATGGCCATCGCCGCCTGGGAATGGGGCAGCTATTATGGCGATGCAAAGATGAAGGGCGCCAAGCTCGACATTGCCAAATGGAAGCGCCCCAGCCCCGAAACCGCGCCAAGCCAGGCCAAGGCCGCCGGGCTTTACATGATCTGCACCATGTCCAAACACGCCGCCGAGGCCAAGGGCTGTTCAGATGCGATGATGTTTGACTATCGCGGCTATGTGGCCGAGGCGACGGGCGCCAACATGTTCTTTGTGAAAGACGGCGAAGTGCATACGCCCCTGCCCGATTGCTTTTTGAACGGCCTGACCCGACAGACGGTGATCGGCATGTTGAAAGACAAGCAGATCAAGGTGCATGAACGCCATATCATGCCCGAAGAGCTGGAAGGCTTTCAGCAATGCTGGCTGACAGGAACGGCGGCGGAAGTCACGCCCGTGGGCCAGATTGGCGACTATAATTTCGAGGTTGGCGCGATGGCCCGCGATGTGGCCGAAAGCTACGAAAAGCTGGTCCGCGCCTAG
- the rsfS gene encoding ribosome silencing factor: MLALVLAALDDDKAEDVVAIPLAGKSSFADHMVVASGRSSRQVSAMSEKLMDRVKEKIGQTPRAEGRETGDWVLIDCGDIIVHLFRPEVREFYQLEKMWQDLPATR; this comes from the coding sequence ATGCTCGCGCTTGTTCTGGCCGCGCTTGACGATGACAAGGCCGAAGATGTGGTCGCAATCCCGCTTGCAGGCAAGTCATCCTTTGCCGACCATATGGTTGTCGCCTCGGGCCGCTCGTCACGCCAGGTGTCTGCCATGTCCGAAAAGCTGATGGATCGCGTGAAGGAAAAGATCGGCCAGACGCCGCGCGCCGAAGGGCGTGAAACCGGCGACTGGGTGCTGATCGATTGCGGCGACATCATCGTGCATCTGTTCCGCCCAGAAGTGCGCGAGTTCTACCAGCTCGAGAAAATGTGGCAGGACCTGCCCGCCACGCGCTAG
- a CDS encoding low molecular weight protein-tyrosine-phosphatase: MTTSLLFVCLGNICRSPLAEGVMRHMASPDLRIDSAGTGDWHSGDAPDSRAQAVAAARGYDISAQRARQVSADDFAHFDLILAMDARNLDDLRQNPAFPGRAHVAQFLPYAGLASPLDVPDPWYSGDFDGTLDLIETACARIAAQLQ; encoded by the coding sequence ATGACCACGTCACTTCTGTTTGTCTGCCTTGGCAATATCTGCCGCTCGCCACTGGCCGAGGGGGTGATGCGCCATATGGCCAGCCCCGATCTGCGTATCGACAGTGCCGGCACCGGCGATTGGCATAGCGGCGATGCACCAGACAGCCGCGCACAGGCTGTGGCGGCGGCGCGCGGCTATGATATTTCCGCCCAACGCGCCCGGCAGGTCAGCGCCGATGATTTTGCGCATTTTGACCTGATCCTTGCGATGGATGCGCGCAATCTGGATGACCTGCGCCAGAACCCGGCCTTTCCGGGCCGTGCGCATGTGGCGCAGTTCTTGCCCTATGCAGGCTTGGCCAGCCCGCTGGATGTGCCCGACCCGTGGTATAGCGGCGATTTTGACGGCACGCTTGATCTGATCGAAACCGCCTGCGCGCGCATAGCGGCGCAACTGCAATGA
- a CDS encoding site-specific DNA-methyltransferase: MRDSIADESVDLIYLDPPFNSNASYNVLFKGPQGNDSTAQIEAFDDTWHWNDSAEEAFGEVVRSPNAAAATMLRAMRSFLGDNDMMAYLAMMAVRLLELHRVLKPTGSLYLHCDPTASHYLKILLDAVFGARSFKNEIDWKRTTTHSDSKTWSNNADCILFYTKKEKGFTWNTPREAHSDEYVRGKFTEDDSDGRGAYQKHDMTSPSPRPNMMYDWQGFPFPEKGWRFQRETMEKLDADGRIWYPVDKDGNLDTTRRPRLKKYLNEMQGGVMGDIWTDIFPLNSQAKERLGYPTQKPVALLERILAASSNPGDVVLDPFCGCGTTVHAAQKMDRQWIGIDVTHLAVGLIEKRLRDAFPKVEFTTHGVPQDISGARDMANRGRSDKNYYFEFEKWALSLINAQPGNLSKKGADKGIDGNLYFGAKSEGRAIVSVKAGENIGVAMIRDLRGVIEREGADIGVFLTLTEPTKPMITEAAGAGQLTVDGHTPVPRIQIVTIEQAMELRDRAVRLPPMRVETRKKAVREVDKGAQGALDI; encoded by the coding sequence TTGCGCGACAGCATTGCCGATGAAAGCGTCGATCTCATTTATCTGGACCCGCCGTTCAATTCCAATGCCAGCTACAATGTGTTGTTCAAAGGCCCGCAGGGCAATGACAGCACCGCGCAGATTGAGGCGTTTGACGATACCTGGCACTGGAATGACAGCGCGGAAGAGGCGTTTGGCGAGGTTGTCCGCTCCCCCAATGCCGCCGCCGCCACCATGCTGCGCGCCATGCGCAGCTTTCTGGGTGACAATGACATGATGGCCTATCTGGCCATGATGGCGGTGCGCCTGCTGGAACTGCATCGGGTGTTGAAGCCAACCGGCAGCCTGTATTTACACTGCGACCCGACGGCGAGCCATTATCTGAAGATTTTGCTGGATGCGGTTTTTGGGGCAAGATCATTCAAAAATGAAATTGATTGGAAAAGAACTACCACGCACAGCGACAGCAAAACTTGGAGCAATAATGCTGACTGTATACTTTTCTACACTAAAAAGGAGAAAGGTTTCACATGGAACACTCCTCGTGAAGCACATTCCGATGAATATGTAAGAGGCAAGTTTACGGAAGATGATAGTGACGGCCGAGGCGCGTATCAAAAACATGATATGACCAGCCCAAGCCCAAGACCCAACATGATGTATGATTGGCAGGGTTTCCCCTTCCCTGAAAAAGGGTGGCGATTTCAACGCGAAACTATGGAAAAGTTAGATGCAGACGGGCGAATTTGGTATCCGGTTGATAAAGACGGTAACTTAGACACCACTCGGCGACCAAGATTAAAAAAATATCTAAATGAAATGCAGGGTGGAGTAATGGGAGACATTTGGACCGACATATTCCCATTAAACTCACAAGCTAAAGAACGCCTCGGCTACCCCACCCAAAAGCCCGTGGCCCTGCTGGAACGCATCCTTGCGGCCTCGTCCAACCCCGGTGATGTGGTGTTGGACCCGTTTTGCGGCTGTGGCACCACCGTTCATGCCGCCCAGAAGATGGACCGGCAATGGATTGGCATTGATGTCACGCATCTGGCCGTTGGCCTGATCGAAAAGCGCCTGCGCGATGCCTTTCCGAAGGTCGAATTCACCACCCACGGCGTGCCGCAAGATATTTCCGGCGCGCGCGACATGGCCAACCGTGGGCGCAGTGACAAGAACTATTATTTCGAGTTTGAAAAATGGGCGCTGTCGCTGATCAACGCACAGCCCGGCAACCTCTCTAAAAAGGGGGCTGACAAGGGGATAGATGGCAACCTCTATTTCGGCGCGAAAAGCGAGGGCCGGGCCATTGTCTCGGTCAAGGCAGGTGAAAATATCGGCGTTGCCATGATCCGCGATTTGCGCGGCGTGATAGAGCGTGAGGGGGCCGATATCGGCGTATTCCTCACCCTGACCGAGCCGACCAAACCCATGATCACCGAAGCCGCTGGTGCGGGCCAGCTAACGGTTGACGGCCACACCCCCGTGCCGCGCATTCAAATCGTGACCATTGAACAGGCGATGGAATTGCGCGACCGCGCCGTGCGCCTGCCGCCGATGCGCGTTGAAACCCGCAAGAAAGCCGTGCGCGAGGTGGACAAGGGCGCGCAAGGGGCGTTGGATATCTAA
- the meaB gene encoding methylmalonyl Co-A mutase-associated GTPase MeaB, with translation MSVDPPSQSLAQAVLQGERRALARAITLIESTRADHRAQAAEVLAALAGAGQAAIRIGLSGTPGVGKSTFIEAFGLHLIAQGLRVAVLAVDPSSTRSGGSILGDKTRMELLSRAPEAFIRPSPSQTALGGVARRTRESIALCAAAGFDVVLVETVGVGQSETIVAEMTDIFALLLAPAGGDELQGVKRGIMEVADLILINKADGDLEAQARRTVADYAAALRLLRKRAHDPEGFPRAMPVSALTGAGLKEAWQAMQSLFAARQSQGSIARRRKEQALEGFRRAAGDGLLAQLKSDPAIARAWAEAEARVSGDTASPDAALSALLDALAKRLGAG, from the coding sequence ATGTCGGTCGATCCACCTTCACAATCTTTGGCACAGGCCGTGCTGCAAGGCGAGCGTCGCGCCCTGGCGCGCGCCATTACGCTGATCGAAAGCACGCGCGCTGATCATCGCGCGCAAGCGGCAGAGGTGCTGGCCGCTTTGGCCGGGGCGGGGCAGGCGGCCATTCGCATCGGGCTGTCCGGCACGCCGGGGGTTGGCAAGTCGACCTTCATCGAAGCCTTTGGCCTGCATCTGATCGCCCAAGGGCTGCGCGTGGCTGTGCTGGCGGTCGACCCAAGCTCAACCCGTTCCGGCGGCTCTATTCTGGGGGACAAGACCCGTATGGAGCTGCTCAGCCGCGCGCCCGAGGCGTTCATCCGCCCCTCGCCCAGCCAAACGGCGCTTGGGGGCGTGGCCCGGCGCACGCGTGAATCCATCGCACTTTGTGCGGCGGCGGGGTTTGATGTGGTGCTGGTGGAAACGGTCGGCGTGGGCCAGTCGGAAACCATTGTTGCCGAAATGACCGATATCTTCGCCCTGCTGCTGGCCCCGGCGGGTGGCGATGAATTGCAAGGTGTCAAACGCGGCATCATGGAGGTGGCCGACCTGATCCTGATCAACAAGGCCGATGGCGATCTGGAAGCACAGGCAAGGCGCACGGTGGCCGATTATGCCGCTGCACTGCGCCTGTTGCGCAAACGCGCGCACGACCCAGAGGGTTTTCCCCGTGCCATGCCGGTTTCCGCCCTTACGGGTGCCGGGCTCAAGGAAGCCTGGCAGGCCATGCAATCGCTGTTTGCGGCGCGCCAAAGCCAAGGCAGCATTGCGCGGCGGCGCAAGGAGCAGGCGCTGGAGGGGTTTCGCCGCGCGGCGGGTGACGGGCTGCTTGCACAGCTAAAATCCGACCCCGCCATCGCCCGCGCCTGGGCCGAGGCCGAGGCGCGGGTTTCAGGCGATACCGCCAGCCCCGATGCCGCGCTGAGCGCGCTTTTGGATGCGCTTGCCAAACGCCTTGGCGCCGGCTGA
- a CDS encoding NAD(P)/FAD-dependent oxidoreductase, producing the protein MSLQRLYPTASYAPRPDPGNFWQTTVTLPEPPARPDGDLRADVAIIGAGLTGLNAARLLARGGLDVVVLDAAWPGWGASGRAGGFVCMGGSKLDNATLIKRFGLTEARAFIATQTGAVDYVREVLKTEKIQADAHGHGEWSLAHRPRDAAGFAEDAAFLKASFGIQAELFSQAQLAERGLTSPAFHGALHHPIGFALNPLKYTLGLARAASKAGVRIYGNAPVMALHAGAPNRLVTPGGSISARHVIIATNGYSADGLAPWMDGRYLPVPSNIIVTRVISPAEQKAQGWSATEPVFDTRRLLHYFRLMPDGRMMFGMRGGTNLRPRDMARMQRRIRRDFEAIFPAWAHVETPHFWSGLVCMNRSLTAYCGPVPGYDHVWTAHAYQGSGIAMGSYCGAALAQIILGQKSPKSLPAPMREPPARFPFPGMRRRLLGLAYAGYGWKDR; encoded by the coding sequence ATGAGCCTGCAGCGCCTTTACCCCACCGCCAGCTACGCGCCCCGGCCCGACCCCGGCAATTTCTGGCAAACCACCGTTACTCTGCCCGAGCCGCCCGCAAGGCCCGATGGGGATTTGCGGGCCGATGTGGCGATTATCGGCGCGGGCCTCACCGGGCTGAACGCCGCCCGCCTGCTGGCAAGGGGCGGGCTTGACGTTGTGGTGCTGGACGCGGCCTGGCCCGGCTGGGGCGCATCCGGCCGCGCGGGCGGGTTTGTGTGCATGGGCGGCTCGAAACTCGACAATGCCACGCTGATCAAACGCTTCGGGCTGACCGAGGCCCGCGCCTTCATCGCCACCCAGACCGGCGCGGTCGACTATGTGCGCGAGGTTTTGAAAACCGAGAAAATTCAGGCCGATGCGCATGGGCATGGCGAATGGTCCTTGGCCCATCGGCCACGCGATGCGGCGGGTTTTGCCGAAGACGCCGCCTTTCTGAAGGCCAGTTTCGGCATTCAGGCCGAGCTGTTCAGCCAGGCGCAACTGGCCGAGCGTGGCCTTACCTCACCCGCCTTTCACGGCGCGCTGCACCACCCTATCGGCTTTGCGCTCAACCCGCTGAAATACACGTTGGGGCTGGCCCGCGCGGCCAGCAAGGCTGGCGTTCGGATTTATGGCAACGCGCCCGTCATGGCGCTTCATGCAGGCGCGCCCAACCGGCTGGTCACACCGGGCGGCAGTATTTCCGCGCGCCATGTGATCATTGCCACCAACGGCTATTCCGCCGACGGGTTGGCGCCCTGGATGGATGGCCGCTATCTGCCCGTGCCGTCGAATATCATCGTCACCCGCGTGATTAGCCCGGCCGAGCAGAAGGCCCAGGGATGGAGCGCAACCGAGCCGGTTTTCGATACCCGCCGCCTGCTGCACTACTTCCGCCTTATGCCCGATGGCCGCATGATGTTCGGGATGCGCGGCGGCACCAACCTGCGCCCGCGTGATATGGCCCGGATGCAGCGCCGCATCCGCCGCGATTTCGAGGCGATCTTCCCGGCCTGGGCGCATGTCGAAACCCCGCATTTCTGGAGCGGGCTGGTCTGCATGAACCGCAGCCTCACCGCCTATTGCGGCCCCGTTCCGGGATACGACCATGTCTGGACCGCCCATGCCTATCAGGGCTCGGGCATCGCAATGGGCAGCTATTGCGGTGCCGCGCTTGCGCAGATCATCCTCGGCCAGAAATCCCCCAAAAGCCTGCCCGCCCCCATGCGCGAACCCCCCGCAAGGTTCCCCTTCCCGGGAATGCGGCGAAGGCTGCTGGGCTTGGCTTATGCTGGGTATGGGTGGAAGGACCGTTAA
- the rlmH gene encoding 23S rRNA (pseudouridine(1915)-N(3))-methyltransferase RlmH → MRVLICAIGRQKGGPEAALITDYLTRFERTGRALGLGPAEIVELDDRKGGGMAAEADLLRTAIPRAARIMVLDERGKQPTSPQFAETLAGWRDTDNRELAILIGGADGLHPGLRAQADYALSLGKMVWPHMLARVMLAEQLYRAATILAGGPYHRS, encoded by the coding sequence ATGCGCGTGCTGATTTGCGCGATCGGCCGCCAGAAGGGCGGGCCCGAAGCGGCGCTGATCACCGATTATCTGACACGGTTTGAGCGCACAGGCCGCGCGCTTGGCCTTGGCCCCGCTGAAATTGTGGAGCTGGATGACCGCAAAGGCGGCGGCATGGCGGCCGAGGCAGATTTGCTGCGCACCGCCATTCCCAGGGCCGCGCGGATCATGGTGCTGGATGAGCGCGGCAAACAGCCCACATCGCCGCAATTTGCCGAAACGCTGGCCGGCTGGCGCGACACGGACAACCGCGAGCTTGCGATTCTGATCGGCGGTGCCGACGGGCTGCACCCCGGTTTGCGGGCGCAAGCCGATTACGCGCTGAGCCTTGGAAAGATGGTCTGGCCGCATATGCTGGCGCGCGTCATGCTGGCCGAACAGCTTTACCGCGCAGCGACCATTCTGGCGGGCGGGCCGTATCATCGCAGCTAA
- a CDS encoding TetR/AcrR family transcriptional regulator — protein MTRGEDRRVRRTRRALQSALFEIVVTQSYETITVANICAAADVGRSAFYQHFQGKDDLLRSGFAQLEADLGASGAGQKAGFVADFLDHALQHRLLYRAMMRSQAAPIVSAATRRILGAKALESLPPVSPSGIPRELRATLLVDMLLSLTRWWLERETPQPVCEIEAMFREMAAGSLGAPPHRSASQG, from the coding sequence ATGACACGCGGCGAAGACCGGCGCGTGCGTCGCACCAGAAGGGCGCTGCAATCGGCGCTGTTCGAGATCGTGGTGACGCAAAGCTACGAGACAATCACCGTGGCAAATATCTGTGCAGCCGCCGATGTCGGGCGCTCGGCTTTTTACCAGCATTTCCAAGGCAAGGACGACCTGCTGCGCAGCGGCTTTGCGCAGCTCGAAGCCGATCTGGGCGCTAGCGGGGCCGGGCAGAAGGCTGGTTTCGTTGCGGATTTTCTGGACCATGCGTTGCAGCACCGGTTGCTCTATCGCGCGATGATGCGCAGCCAGGCCGCCCCGATCGTTTCGGCTGCAACCCGTCGCATTCTGGGGGCGAAAGCCCTGGAATCGCTGCCGCCCGTCAGCCCGTCAGGCATCCCCCGCGAACTCCGGGCGACATTGCTGGTCGATATGCTGCTTTCACTCACGCGCTGGTGGCTTGAGCGCGAAACACCGCAACCGGTTTGCGAGATCGAGGCGATGTTCCGCGAAATGGCTGCGGGAAGTCTTGGCGCGCCGCCACACCGCAGCGCCAGCCAGGGCTGA